The stretch of DNA CAGCATCTTCTATAAATTACAAGGGAGCATGACTATTTTAAGTCACTGTCTAAGCACATTAAATGTCGGCACATATCCCAGAGGCATCCTGATAACACCACTTCCCTGTAGGTCTTCAAAGACGAACcttaataaaaactgatttttgtaTAACCGCGTCAAGGCAATGAGAACTTGaattttttatgaatttctgATGACTTTTCAATGgaaattttagaaaaagagCAACATGAGTTTTTGGTCTACATCTTGCCCACACTTCCActcgacacacacacacagacagagcagCTTTTACTCTTTCCACAAGGCCTTATAGAGTAAAACTCAAAAGAAACTAAGGAGAAACAGAGAGACAGGGATCCCTGACAATTTTCCGAGAACAATTTAAGTGTTctttttaacttaaatataaTAAAGATATAGGTATATTATTTTCTATAGATCCTCTCTCATCAGTCTTCTGTAGAGTCTGTGTCGTCATTGATATACTCTTCTTCTATCGGTGTGCTGCCATTCTGAGTCCCCCACTCGTCCTCGTCGTACTCTATGCTGTCGTTGTCCTCCACCAAATCGTCGAGCCCCGCTGGTCCTCCAGCGGCGTGCGCCCCGGCTACAGCTCCGTTTGGCACCAGCTCGGCTACCGGCTGTCCGTGCGGGTTTTCTCCTTGAACCGGCGGGCCTGCTGCAACGGCGTCCTGCGGCGCTGCGTAGCCTCCGTTGTTGTTGGAGAAAGCAGCTCTGTCTCGGCCATCGTCCTCGATGTAAACTCTCTGGTGGCACATGGGGCATGTGTCCTGGATGTAAAGCCACTTCCTCAAGCACAGCGCGTGGAAGTGATGGTGACATGGCGTGAGGCGCGCTGAGCTGGCAAACTCCTGGTAACAGATGGCACACACGTCCTCAATCTCCCTCAGCTGGTCGCCTCGGACCTCTGGCAGGGAGTTGATCTTCTTCACGGCGGTGCGTCGGTTGATGAAGGTCTTCCAACCATTCTTGGCCTGAAGGTAGATGTTGAAGTAGGCGTGCAGACACATCATGCAGGCACGGATCTTGCTGCCCTTCTCAAACATCATGGTGTAGGCGCCGTTTCCAAACATGATGACACCGAACAGGAACTCGATGATGTTGCCGGTGGAACGCACATAGTAGACATAGTCATCCAGCTTCTCCCAAAGTACATTGGAGAATCCGTCAACCATGAAAAGACCGTAGACCGTTAATGACACCACAACCTGAAGCAAACAGAGATAAGAACGTGAAGCAGTTTAACCATTTTAAACAGCAACATAACTAATGCTAAAAGACTAAACCTTTTGGCACTCACCTTGAGACAGAGCTCAACACAGAAGGCTGTGACGGCGAAGAGCCAGGTGTTGAGGGCATAGTGATGCCAGAGGGTGAAGCTGAGCGCTACGGGAAGTACAAAGAGGGCCACGGACACCAGCAGAACAGGGAAGTGGCGGCGAAAGGAAGAGACGTGCGATGCGCTGAGGGACATCAGGACGGGGTCGGTCATGCCGTGAATAAAGTGTAGGATGGCCGTCAGTAGAAGGCACATGTTTCGGCTCAAGCGGACCTTGGTGGAAAAGTGACGCAGACATTTTGTCACCAACACATCGTTTCAGACAAAAACTCAAGTGCCACTATCATCCTCATGAGCTTTTATCCCATTTCAACACAGCCAAAAGGTTTTTATCTTgcagtggaaaagaaaagtttgaaggCCATTTGTAATGTCTACAGTTTTAGGTTTTGTGACCTTCGTTCAATAACATCAATGCTTTAGGTTTTGAAACCTTCAGACACCTGGGTGAGAGAAAAACTTCCTTCTGTTTTCTTGGACTGGTTTTACTGCTCAGTAGGACCAGCTGAAAACATAATTATGGTTGGaatgcaggttttttttaatcctgataaaatgagaaaaagttctacaggtatgaaaacatttacaatgtATTATAAGTAAGAAGGCAATTGATAagatattaaaatgaatgagaCATGGTGATGTTCGAGTGGAGTTGTCAAGTTGTTGAAATAACAGGCATTTactcaaatggttcagaaaggaAAGGGGACGGACATCCAGCAAAGGTTGAGTCAGCCACTGAGTTGTTGAGTTCAAGATGAACAGCCTCTCTAAAAGGTTGTTTGTCCTTTTACATCTACTCCACCCTGCACCCTTTGTCccagattttaattaaactgatgTATACGAGTGTGTTTGCAATGTAAACCCTTTAATTGAATCTTTAGATTGAACTTTTAATCTGCGATTACTCATATAGGAATATTAGGAGACAGAAATCTTCATCCACACATCCCAAAAAGTGCTATAAAAATATAAGAAGAAAGAAGATAAGATAAGAAGAAGTTTTGAAAGCAAAACTTAGTATAAATATCCTGTTTTAGCAAAAATACACGACTCTTGAATCCTGTGTGACATACCAAACGTTCCTCTGGATCCAGGCTGCTGAGGCCAGTCTGTAGAGCCAGAATAAAGAACAGAACAGGAGCCACAAAGCCTAAGCGCTTATCCTCTTCCTCAGTCGAACCTGGACAtttcaaaaaaagataaagctCAAACCCAAGAACCATTTTACAAAATTCTGTGCACATGCTTCTATAACACAAACAAAGCTAATACCTATGAAAGCTAGGATGCTAAGGCCGAGGTAGTGTGCCATGGAGGAGATGACAGCACTCATGCCCAACACAGTCAGAGTGGAATCGCATCCAGAGATGATCAGGTTGCTTGTCAGATCCCAGAACACGTCCCAGCTGAACAGGTAACCCTAAACACATCCAAAAAAATGGTAATGAGACAGTTCCCCAAAAACTGCACAGCAggtttagaaattaaaaaataaaaaattaagaatttaaaaCACCTGCACAGCTTAggaaactattattatttttattttttactaaaatatttcaggtaCTAAGGAAAAGGCTACTTACTTGTGCATCAGAGCTCCCCTCTGTAGCTCCACCTGCTGCATCCCCACTCTCCTTCCTCACCGCTCGCACAACATAGACCAGTATGAGTGCCTGGGCGGTGACCCGGCTCAACCAGAACATTCGCAGGACGTCGGGAAACCGGATTCTTTTCCATGTGTCTTCCAGCAGAAGCTGAAGTCCGTAAATCCTGTACATGTGCCGCACCAGCAAGTAGACGTACCGACACGAGTAGTAGAACCACTTCAGCCTCATGGCTAGGCAGACAGCTGTGTTTAGAGCGAGCGCCAGGCCCGAGATGACCGCCGTCATGTGCCTGACGTCCGCGGGAAGCTCAATCATCATCCCCCACAGAGGGATCATGATGTCCAAAACCACCAGAGCCGCAAACACTGAGTGGAGATTGAGCAGGAACACGTATCCAATGCCAAACATCAGCTGGACAGCGGCCATTCCGAGCCAGAGTGTCGTCCCATTTCTGGGCAGCAATCTGAACCCCAGTGCTGCTTTGCAGTATGCACTGTAGAAGTCTATGTGTGAGGTGGCGTAGTAGTTTATGAGGACTGCTGCCAAGCCAAGGAGGACAGCAAGAAAGAGAGTGTAGAACTTGAACAAGGCTTTCTGGGAGAGCAGCAGCACCACAGTGGAGATGAGGACACCTGAGACAAACAGCATACCACACACAATGTAAGCAATGATGATGAAAATCTTAATTTCACAATTAATTTTTTAGGAAATATAGAAAATTGCTGATTTTCTGTTCTCTGTTGCTATTGTAGATTTATGTCTAGAGGTTATTAAggtaaataaagtgaaatagtAAACACGATTATTGTTTTAGGCATTATCCCCTCCGTCAGTCTGAGCTTGAGAAATTTTGCAAAGGAAAAGGAGGTACATTTCTGTCTCTTAATGTGCCTGGCTGGTAGAAAGTACCCCCAAATCGTATACTTCTAATAGGTGGTTCTAAAAGGTGGAGTGTGCATCATTAACCTTCCAGATCACCATTAAGCACTACTTTATATTCCTCTGTTACtttaaaaacccattaaaatacAATGAGGTTTGTGGTAATGTGACTTAAAAAGGTGTGAGTTTTTCTAAACGCTCTGTAAACGTGTTTTTCACGGCTTACAAccaaattaaacacacaaacaatttCTTTGGCCACTTTATaccaactttaaattaaaaatgttgctttgagATTAACTATCACCAAGAAGTTTGTACCATAGCCCTGAACCGTTCAAAGGTCTCCCACGCGGTAGCATTATGTAATCTGCCTGTTAAATCCATAGAAAAAACTTGgctataaaacaagaaaaaaaaaacatacaaaaaaagctacattaAAATGTGTCATTCGAAACAACTCAACAAATGTTGTACTGGCGGTAACCTTAGCTGTGTAATGTAACAACAATATGTAAACCacgtttttaaaaagttgcagcATAATTTGTAAAGGCAGAGGTTTTGGACAGGCACAATGTCAAGCTGCCAGAATACCCCCAACAGCTATTAAGAACGGTGAGTCAAATATCGACACTGCACCTGTGGCTATACTATTTGCATTAGCAGTAACCGAGAAAGTCAGAGAGCTGTTAACGACAGAGCCGAATGTATAATAAAGTATGCAATCTAGCTAAGCAGTTCACCAAACAGATCTGGACTGAATGTGTGCTCCTGCTGGTAGTTAAGTCGGCTTTAATCGGTCTGACAGGTGGCAGACCAGATAGCGCAGCTTCAGTTGGCTAGCTTAGCTGTTAGCGCTAGCTGTTGCTTGTTGACATTTACTGGAGGCTCTTGATCTCT from Xiphophorus maculatus strain JP 163 A chromosome 13, X_maculatus-5.0-male, whole genome shotgun sequence encodes:
- the rnf139 gene encoding E3 ubiquitin-protein ligase RNF139, whose translation is MASTQARLGQQALALLDVALRVPCIFTIDVIFNSYYDQGSGWAGATGKVLVRVLGVLISTVVLLLSQKALFKFYTLFLAVLLGLAAVLINYYATSHIDFYSAYCKAALGFRLLPRNGTTLWLGMAAVQLMFGIGYVFLLNLHSVFAALVVLDIMIPLWGMMIELPADVRHMTAVISGLALALNTAVCLAMRLKWFYYSCRYVYLLVRHMYRIYGLQLLLEDTWKRIRFPDVLRMFWLSRVTAQALILVYVVRAVRKESGDAAGGATEGSSDAQGYLFSWDVFWDLTSNLIISGCDSTLTVLGMSAVISSMAHYLGLSILAFIGSTEEEDKRLGFVAPVLFFILALQTGLSSLDPEERLVRLSRNMCLLLTAILHFIHGMTDPVLMSLSASHVSSFRRHFPVLLVSVALFVLPVALSFTLWHHYALNTWLFAVTAFCVELCLKVVVSLTVYGLFMVDGFSNVLWEKLDDYVYYVRSTGNIIEFLFGVIMFGNGAYTMMFEKGSKIRACMMCLHAYFNIYLQAKNGWKTFINRRTAVKKINSLPEVRGDQLREIEDVCAICYQEFASSARLTPCHHHFHALCLRKWLYIQDTCPMCHQRVYIEDDGRDRAAFSNNNGGYAAPQDAVAAGPPVQGENPHGQPVAELVPNGAVAGAHAAGGPAGLDDLVEDNDSIEYDEDEWGTQNGSTPIEEEYINDDTDSTED